The DNA region GCTTGGTCATTCTTGTTCCCTTCATCTGCTTGACTCACCCGCGACGACTCAGACGCTAATTGGTGGTCCTCCAAAATCTCCTGGTAAATCGACGACGTCCGGGACACCTCTTTGGCCACCTCAACCGGCTCAGCCAACCGCTCTTCCGCCATCCGGTTACCAACCCATAGAAATAGGATCAATCCCGCCAGGACCAGCATGGCAAATAACCGCTTATCCTTAGGTCCATTTTGATTTCTACCAGCCAACAACAACACCTCCCTCTCACAAAATATCTACCCTTTATCATACCATATTTCCATTTTTTCTGGGCAAAAGGACCAGCACTTTCATGGCTGACAAGCCAATTTAGACAAATTTTTTCGTCAATAAAAGGACTGCAGCTTTTAGCCACAGCCCCTTGAAAATTTTATAATTTACCTTGGTTATAATATCGGCCTTAAAATTAGTCACCGTTGTAAATAGTTGGTACGATCATGTAGTCAACCGTACGTAAAGCACCTAGGTCACGGCCACCTGCATATGAAATACTTGATTGTAAATCTTCTTGCATTTCACGCATTGTGTGCCATAAGCTACCACGGCTTTCGATCAACATCTTCTTACCTTCAACGTTTTTATAGATACCTTTTTGGAATTGAGATGCTGAACCAAAGTATTCTTTATAAGTTACACCATCTTGCTCTACAGTTTCACCTGGTGATTCAACGTGGGCAGCTAATAATGAACCGACCATAACCATTGATGCACCGAAACGTACAGATTTCGCAATATCACCGTTTGTACGGATACCACCATCAGCGATAATTGGTTTACGCGCTGCTTTAGCACATAATTTAATCGCTTGTAATTGCCAACCAGCAGTCCCAAAACCTGTTTTGATTTTAGTGATACATACACGACCAGGTCCAACCCCTACTTTAGTAGCGTCAGCGCCAGCGTTTTCTAAATCACGCACTGCTTCAGGTGTTGCCACGTTACCAGCAATCACAAATGTTTCTGGAATCTGTTCTTTAATGTATTTAATCATATCGATAACAGTCTCTGAATGACCGTGCGCGATATCAATTGTCATGTAGTCTACGCGTTCACCACTTGCTTTGATTTCATCGATGAAAGTATATTCTTCTGGTTTTACACCAACAGAAATTGACGCAAATAAACCTTCAGCATTCATATGCTTGATAAATGGCATACGTTTTTCTGGTTCAAAACGGTGCATAATATAGAAGTAACCTTTGCGGGCCAATTCTTCAGCTAACTCTTCATTTAATACAGTCTGCATGTTTGCTGGCACAACTGGTATATTAAATTCACGACCTCCAAATTCAATTGAAGTGTCTGCCTGGCTACGGCTTGTAATCACACATTTAGCAGGTATTAATTGGACTTGTTCATAATCAAAAGTTTCCACGAATTCAACTCGCCTTTCTCTCTATCAATATCTTCAACAACAAAAGGTGTCCGTAAACACCAATTCGTATTCTACACACTTAATTTCTGAATTGCAAGTTTTATTTATTCGTTTTTTTAGCGATTTGTCAAAATTTATCCAAACCAATGCATAAATTGACTGGTTTTTTCACCAATTAACGAACATTATCTTTTCTAATTAGCCCGAACATTACTAAATTAAAAACAAGCGGTTTTACCCTCGTAGAATTTATATTAAAAGACGAACTATTAATCTCAGAGAATTTTTATTTAAACAAAAAAGAAACTAGCTTATCACTAGTCTCCCTCTTGCAAAGAAAAATCTACCTTTATACTTGCCAGCTATCATTAAATTCTTCATGCGTTTTTAAGGCATCAATCGTTGGCATCCCACCTTGGGCACCAAATTTTTGAACAGATAAAGAACCTGCAATTGAGGCAAAT from Aerococcus urinaeequi includes:
- a CDS encoding GMP reductase, which codes for METFDYEQVQLIPAKCVITSRSQADTSIEFGGREFNIPVVPANMQTVLNEELAEELARKGYFYIMHRFEPEKRMPFIKHMNAEGLFASISVGVKPEEYTFIDEIKASGERVDYMTIDIAHGHSETVIDMIKYIKEQIPETFVIAGNVATPEAVRDLENAGADATKVGVGPGRVCITKIKTGFGTAGWQLQAIKLCAKAARKPIIADGGIRTNGDIAKSVRFGASMVMVGSLLAAHVESPGETVEQDGVTYKEYFGSASQFQKGIYKNVEGKKMLIESRGSLWHTMREMQEDLQSSISYAGGRDLGALRTVDYMIVPTIYNGD